From the genome of Bradyrhizobium sp. ORS 278:
TCAGCGCGGTGTCCTGCGTCTCGCCGACGACCAGGTACTTCTCCGCGATGTCGTTGACATGCCGCAGCACGTCGGTGCGCAGCTGCTGCGCGGCAGCGCGCTTCTCATCCTCGGTCTCTGCATCATGCAGAGCGGTGACGGCTTCCAGCGGAAACTTGGCGTCGATGCACAGCGGCCTCGTGTCGGGCAGGAACACCACGCAGTCCGGCCGCTTGCCGCTGGCGAGCGTGTGCTGGAACGCGTAGCTGCCCCTCGGCAGCCCGTCCTGCACGATCGCCTCCATGCGCGCCTGGCCGAACGCGCCGCGTGACTGCTTGTTGGCGAGCACGTCGCGCAAGGTCGAGACCTGCGTGGTCAGCTCGCTGAGATCGCGATGGGCGTTGTCGATGATGCCGAGCCGCTCATGCAGCACGCGCAAGGAGTCCATGGTGTGGCGCGTAGTCTGCTCCATCGACTGGCCGACGCGATGGGTCACGGCGTCGAGCCGCTCGTTGACGCTGCGCGCCAGATCCACCTGGCGACCGGCGAGCAATTGCGCCATGGCGTCGACCCGGCCGGAGGCCTCGCTCTGCACCCGGATCATCTCGCCGAACCGTTGTTCGAGCTCCTCGGTTCGCATCGCCTGCTGGGCGGCGAGAACAGCGCTGCGTCGTCCGGAGCGGGCCACCGCCAAGCCGATCATCGCGAGCAGCAGCAGCACCATCACGCCGAATCCGATCAGCGCATCGCTGGCCCGGATCGGCAGGTCGCCGATCATGACGACGACAGGATTGAGCGCAGAATTGAGCGGCTGGCTGGCGGTCATCGCCCCCGTCTATCCGATTCGCAAGGCGTCGCGAACGAAGAGAGAACATTTATGGTTAAGGCCGGGTTAAGAAGCGTGGTTAACGGACCGTTGAAATTCATGGTTAGCGATGTCTTAACCGCGCGCCGTCACATTGACCGCGCCTGTTCCGGGGCTTAAATCGCGCGCCATGTCCTTAAGAGAAATCATCATCCTGCCCGACCGGCAGCTCCGGCTGGTGTCCAAGCCTGTCGAGAAGGTCACGCCGGAGATCCGGCAGCTGGTCGACGACATGTTCCAGACCATGTACGACGCACCCGGCATCGGGCTCGCGGCGATCCAGGTCGCGCAGCCCCTGCGCGTCATCACCATGGACCTCGCCAAGCCGGATTCCGGCGGCGAGACCAAGCGCGAGCCGCGGGTCTTCATCAATCCGGAGATCATCGCCAAGTCCGACGAGCTGTCGGTGTATGAGGAAGGCTGCCTGTCGATCCCCGAATATTACGAGGAGGTCGAGCGGCCGGCGCGCGTGCGCGTGCGCTTCACCGATCTCGACGGCGTGGTTCGCGAGGAGGATGCCGAGGGTCTCTACGCCACCTGCATCCAGCATGAGATCGACCATCTCAACGGCGTGCTGTTCATCGACTATCTGTCGAAGCTCAAGCGCGACCGCGTGATGAAGAAGTTCACCAAGGCCGCCAAGCGCGCCGGCGAGTAACGACTAATCTCTCTCTTCCGTCATGCCCGGGCTTGTCCCGAGCATCCACGTCTCTCCATCCGGCACTGCCGCGAGACGTGGATGGCCGGGACAAGCCCGGCCATGACGGCGGGGTAGAGGCTTTGCAGGGTCTCCGACCACATGCCGCTTCGCCTGATCTTCATGGGCACGCCGGACTTCGCCGTGCCGACCCTGCTCGAGCTCGCCGGCCACGGCCACGAGATCGTGGCCGTCTACACCCGCGCGCCGAAACCCGGAGGCCGCCGCGGTCTCGCGCTGGTGCCGACCCCGATCGAGTCCGAGGCGCGCCGGCTCGGCATTCCCGTGCTCACGCCGAAGACGCTGAAGACCGAGGAGGCCTTGGCCGAATTCCGCGCGCATGAGGCCGATGCCGCGGTGGTCGTCGCCTATGGCATGATCCTGCCGCAGGCGATTCTCGATGCGCCGAAGCTCGGCTGCTACAACCTGCATGCCTCGCTGCTGCCGCGCTGGCGCGGTGCCGCGCCGATCAACCGCGCGATCATGGCAGGTGACGCCGAGAGCGGCGTCATGGTCATGAAGATGGATGTCGGGCTCGACACCGGCGACGTCGCGATGGCCGAACTCCTCGCCATCACCGACGCGATGACCGCATCCGATCTGCACGACAAGCTGTCCCGCATCGGCGCGGACCTGATGGTTCGCGCGATGGCGGCGCTGGAGCGCGGCGGACTGACATTGACCAAGCAGGCCGAGGACGGCGTGACTTACGCCGCCAAGATCGAGAAGGCGGAGGCGCGGATCGACTGGACGAAGCCCGCGCATGCTGTGCTGCGCCACATCCACGGCCTGTCGCCGTTTCCCGGCGCCTGGAGCGAGATCACGATCGACGGCGAGGCGGTGCGGCTGAAGATCCTGCGATGCGCCCTCGCTCGCGGCACGGGCGAGCCGGGTACCGTTGTCGACGACGAGCTCACCATCGCTTGTGCCGACAGCGCGATCCGCATCACCGAGCTGCAGCGCGCCGGCAAGAGCCCGATGAAGGCCGCGGACTTCCTGCGCGGCACCCGCGTTGCGCCGGGCCTGCGCTTCGGTTGACCACCACAGCTCGTCAGCCGCGGGCTTGACCCGCGCATCCATCTCGCGAACAAGCTTCATGCTTGGATGGATTGCCGGGTCGAGCCCGGCAATGACGGCCAAACGCAATCGAGGCGATGCCCCGCTACAAGCTCACCATCGAATATGACGGCGCGCCGTTCTGC
Proteins encoded in this window:
- a CDS encoding DNA recombination protein RmuC, which produces MTASQPLNSALNPVVVMIGDLPIRASDALIGFGVMVLLLLAMIGLAVARSGRRSAVLAAQQAMRTEELEQRFGEMIRVQSEASGRVDAMAQLLAGRQVDLARSVNERLDAVTHRVGQSMEQTTRHTMDSLRVLHERLGIIDNAHRDLSELTTQVSTLRDVLANKQSRGAFGQARMEAIVQDGLPRGSYAFQHTLASGKRPDCVVFLPDTRPLCIDAKFPLEAVTALHDAETEDEKRAAAQQLRTDVLRHVNDIAEKYLVVGETQDTALMFVPSESVYAEIHDGFDDVIQKAYRARVVLVSPSLLMLAIQVMQQIMKDARIRDAADQIRNEVIHLGDDLGRLRERVLKLQKHFGDVGEDIRQILISADKIEKRAARIEELDFSKPDAAVESPRIAPGTGATPDLSPLAGRLQAGE
- the def gene encoding peptide deformylase yields the protein MSLREIIILPDRQLRLVSKPVEKVTPEIRQLVDDMFQTMYDAPGIGLAAIQVAQPLRVITMDLAKPDSGGETKREPRVFINPEIIAKSDELSVYEEGCLSIPEYYEEVERPARVRVRFTDLDGVVREEDAEGLYATCIQHEIDHLNGVLFIDYLSKLKRDRVMKKFTKAAKRAGE
- the fmt gene encoding methionyl-tRNA formyltransferase — translated: MPLRLIFMGTPDFAVPTLLELAGHGHEIVAVYTRAPKPGGRRGLALVPTPIESEARRLGIPVLTPKTLKTEEALAEFRAHEADAAVVVAYGMILPQAILDAPKLGCYNLHASLLPRWRGAAPINRAIMAGDAESGVMVMKMDVGLDTGDVAMAELLAITDAMTASDLHDKLSRIGADLMVRAMAALERGGLTLTKQAEDGVTYAAKIEKAEARIDWTKPAHAVLRHIHGLSPFPGAWSEITIDGEAVRLKILRCALARGTGEPGTVVDDELTIACADSAIRITELQRAGKSPMKAADFLRGTRVAPGLRFG